The candidate division KSB1 bacterium DNA window AATAACGTGACAAGCGACTCCGCCCTTGCGCATTAGAGCAAACAATCGATCGACGGCGACGTTGAAGTTCAGGAAATGCTCCAGTACGGCTCTGGATGTCATAATATCGATGCTTTCCTCTTCGAGGACTGGATTGTGAATGTCGGTTAAAATGTGCCTCAAAGGAAGACCTGCCAATCCGTCGTCCAGGCGTCCCTCACGGAGTGCTTGCATATCGAATTGCTGAACTCTGCTCAGGAAGTCCAATTTGTCAACATTAGAACAGTTCCATCTGTCCGGCCAACAACAGTCACAGAGGAGGTCCGCCAATGCCTCCGCGGCACGCTGTTTATTGCTGTCATGTAAATCGAGGGAAATCGTTGAACTTGATCCGTTAAGAAACATCACTGCGGAGATGCCATAGGGGTGATAAGTGCCGCATCCCAGGTCACAATACACCTTGTTCTGCAATGTGGTGTATTTGCTGATGCCCTCGAAACCCTCCTTGGCTACTTCATGCACCCGGGCTGGACCGTACCGCCAATCAGGTTTTAAGTTAAGTTGTCGCCGGCAGAAAGTGTAAATGCGATCAAGTTCAGACCATGTGCGAACCTTATACTGTGAAACATTTTGATTATCCATAAATTTCACTTCTCATAGAATACAAAGTAACTGCAAATGAACAAAAATCATCTGTGCGAAAAATCTGCTACGCCTCCGAAGATTTTTCGTGCCAAACAGTCCTCGAAAATGAATTTATGCACATCCAAAACTTTTCCATAATATTTTAACCGTAGATGAGTTAACGAAGTGCCAATAACGGGTTTTTAGCACTAGACCGATCCCTTAGAGTATCGTCAATTAATGCCGGTTTCCTCACGCTAAATCCGTTTTCATACAAATATTTTTTTGCGTTGTAAACGCTTTGTTCGGTATAATTGAAAATATTTGCCGCAGCAACTGCCGAAGCGCCACCCTTTTCCAACCCTTCGGCAAAGTGTGCCCATTCACCGACGCCACCGCAAGCGATCATCGGGATGGAGACGCTATCGGTTACTTTTTTGATCAAATTGAGATCGTAGCCTTTACCCGTACCATCCCTGTCCACCGAGTTTAAGAAGATCTCGCCAGCACCGCGCTCTTCAGCTTCTTTCGCCCATTTTACCGGATCCAAATTGGTAGGCACACGCCCGCGTTCGGTGTAGACTTCGTAATCGCCGTTGTCGTTGATCTTGACATCGATCGATACCACAATACATTGCGCTCCAAACACTTTTGCACCTTCCGAAATAAATTCCGGATTCGCGATGGCCTGAGTGTTGATGGTCACTTTGTCTGCTCCAGCGGCGAGATATTGCCGCATGTCGTCGATGCTGCGTATACGACCGCCGAAAGTAAGCGGCATAAAACAGGCATCGGAGATGTCGCGAATAATGTCGAGCAATGAACTGCGATTGCCATCACCATGATCATCCCGGCCAGTGTCGTAAACGGCGTCGGGGCTGATATCGAGATAAATCAGCTCATCCGCTGTCCAGACATTGAGGCGCCTGACCATAGCAACCGGATTGCCCAAAGGCTGGTATCGTTTAAATCCCCGACTTTGCACAATGATGCCGTTGCGAAGTAAGAGAACAGGTATCAGACGGTTTTTTAGCATTTTGGGTTAATTAAATCAGTGTTTAAAAGTCCTCCTTTGAAGGAGGACAGTTTTGCGTTCGTTCAGAACGTAAAACAGGTGGATGTTAATCGTCGATCTGGCGACAAACCAGTAAACATCCTTCTGTTTTTTTGCTCTGGACGAGCAAAAACTGTTTCCTTCGAAGGGAAATTAACTTACTTTGTGAAATTTTTTAGGAGCCTTATGCCGGCTGACTGGCTTTTTTCGGGATGAAATTGCACACCAAAAATGTTATCCCTTTGTACGCTGGCGGTAACTTGCACACCATAATCACAAAATGACGAAACCACCGAATCATTCTTCGGTCTAAATTGAAAGCTATGCACAAAATAAAATGTGGTGCCCGGTTCGATGCCTTCAAATAAAGGGTTGGATTTTATTATCGACAATTCATTCCAACCGATATGCGGCAACCGCAATTTTGATTTTGATGTGTCTATTTTATCAACTACCCCGGTTATCCAATCCAGGCCTTGATGTTCACCGAATTCTTTTCCGAGTGTGGCTAATGCTTGCATACCGACACAAATACCCAGAAATGGCTTTCCTTTTTCGATAACTTCCTTTTGTAGCAATTCGACTAAGTTAAAATTGTATAAACCGGTTTTACATTCGG harbors:
- a CDS encoding methyltransferase domain-containing protein: MQNKVYCDLGCGTYHPYGISAVMFLNGSSSTISLDLHDSNKQRAAEALADLLCDCCWPDRWNCSNVDKLDFLSRVQQFDMQALREGRLDDGLAGLPLRHILTDIHNPVLEEESIDIMTSRAVLEHFLNFNVAVDRLFALMRKGGVACHVIDLVDHRAYISSDYHFWSFLAEEEDWSDGLVNRLRSCEIRPHFERAGFEILCYENRIREMPKGFMKQVAGRFREMTEEELSATTVFCVLRKP
- the hisF gene encoding imidazole glycerol phosphate synthase subunit HisF — translated: MLKNRLIPVLLLRNGIIVQSRGFKRYQPLGNPVAMVRRLNVWTADELIYLDISPDAVYDTGRDDHGDGNRSSLLDIIRDISDACFMPLTFGGRIRSIDDMRQYLAAGADKVTINTQAIANPEFISEGAKVFGAQCIVVSIDVKINDNGDYEVYTERGRVPTNLDPVKWAKEAEERGAGEIFLNSVDRDGTGKGYDLNLIKKVTDSVSIPMIACGGVGEWAHFAEGLEKGGASAVAAANIFNYTEQSVYNAKKYLYENGFSVRKPALIDDTLRDRSSAKNPLLALR
- the hisH gene encoding imidazole glycerol phosphate synthase subunit HisH, translated to MNNKRVVILDYGCGNVRSVFNAFRAFDSDVKITNAFNEIRDASHIVLPGVGAFAECKTGLYNFNLVELLQKEVIEKGKPFLGICVGMQALATLGKEFGEHQGLDWITGVVDKIDTSKSKLRLPHIGWNELSIIKSNPLFEGIEPGTTFYFVHSFQFRPKNDSVVSSFCDYGVQVTASVQRDNIFGVQFHPEKSQSAGIRLLKNFTK